The stretch of DNA TAACTATGCACAATCAAACGCCAAATGCCCATGTTCACTTCATTTAAACTCCCTCTGCCTTTGCATAATCATATGACTGTGGCACACAAAATTGTGAAATGCAGGAAACCAAAGTACATGCCTGCACTGTTCCACAAGGCCACAAAtgataaaacaaacaaaacacGTATAACAAACACTAGAATCCCTAACTGAGAGGAATGGAGATGCTGGATGACCAAAAAGATTTAAAGAGAAGCAAGATAAATGTTAATAAAATCAGGGAATTGGGATTGACATACAAGAGGCAGATCAGCCTTTGCATGGAATTGTGGGTGAGGGACTAAGAGAGAACACACTGGAGGCTtcatccagtgagacagtgtgaatAGAGCTCAGGATAAGAGAGGTGCATTCACTGACGGAGTTGTGCTACAGGCCTCCCAAATGCCAGCAGGAGGTAAAGAAACTGAAACGTAGCAGGGAATGAAAGATGTAAAAGCAACAGGGTCATTGTAGTGGGTGACTAATTTCCCCaatgttgactgggactcccttaGACTCAGGGGCTtagatatcactgcatatgttaGAAGAATACTGGGATGTTTGatgatctgggcctgtactcactggaatctagaagaatgagggagaatcgTATAGAAACACATTGactgttgaaaagcctagatagcgTTGatatgagaggatgtttccaataatggaagAATCTAGAACCAGACCACACCCTCAATACAAAGATGCCCCTCTAGAATAGAGATGaataatttcttcagtcagaaggtGATCAATCAATGGGTTTCTTTGGCATGAAGACAGTCAGTAGGGTCTCTTTCGCAAAATGTTCATTTatattcagaggcctgggtggacGAGTTTTTTTCAGCAAATACGGTCGGTTCCACAGGGTAAACGTACCTTTGTAGACAGTCAGAGACCTGTGTAGCTGtaccgcggagagcattctgacaggctgcatctgtctggtgtggaggggctactgcacagcaccgaaagaagctgctgatagtacccaggacatctttagggagcggtgctcataaaggcagcgtccattattaaagacctccaacacccagggcatgcccttttctcactgttaccgtcaggcaggagatacagaagcctgaagacacacactcagccattcaggaacagcttcttcccctctgccatccgattcctaaatggacattgaagctttggataaTACCTCACTTTTCCAATATACAGTTTCTCTgtctttgcacatttttaaaatagtgTATTCAGTATACGTAACTAATTTACTTGTTTTTTCAttatgttattttatttattattatttttctctctctgctagattatgtattgcattgcactgctgctgctaagttaacaaatttcacgccacatgccggtgataataaacttgattctgaaatgTAAAACGCAAATGTTATTTTTCTGTGAGGCGATGGGAATCGCTCATGAAGCAACGAACAGGCGATGTTCCCGCCTTCTGCACACCGGAACGGTCCGGGGTCAACCCGCAATGTGGAACCCAGACAACGCGGTTCTGGGTGATGAAGAGCGGAGTCGTTCAGTGATCGGAGATTAAATTCTCCCTCTCGGGGCTGACTCCGGAAGTTCATTTCACGACTCTGCGCCTAGTGAACCCGCTGACTCTCTGCAAGGGGAGAGAGCTACATTcggtcggctgagaggggaaaacgAGCCGGGACTGAAACGAACCGGTTTCCCTGCAGATTTATATTGGTTTATTCGCGGAAGAAACATGTCGAGACATTGACAGATGCAGGATATCAAACAGACGGAAAACACCCGCCGCTCAGCCCTTCCACAGACATTGTGAGCGGCTCTGAAAAGAGCCTTTGGGTAAATAGATTCAGCTTACGTCGCTTCACTTACTGGCAGCGCCGGTTTTCTTGGGCAACAGGACGGCCTGGATATTGGGTAACACACCGCCCTGAGCGATAGTCACCCCTCCCAGCAGCTTGTTCAGCTCCTCGTCGTTGCGGACGGCCAGCTGCAGGTGCCGAGGGATGATGCGGGTCTTCTTATTGTCCCGGGCCGCGTTGCCGGCCAATTCGAGGATTTCGGCCGTCAGATActcgagcacagcagccagaTAGACCGGGGCTCCGGCACCCACCCGCTCAGCATAGTTGCCCTTTCTTAGGAGTCTGTGAACCCGGCCGACCGGGAACTGCAGTCCAGCCCGAGACGAGCGAGATTTGGCCTTGGACCGAGCTTTGCCAGCGCCGCCTTTTCCACGTCCAGACATTTCCACAGTAACGATATTACTCCAAAGAGAATGAAGGAATGTTCAAACCCGCCCAACTCGCCTTTTTTATACCCTCTTTGAGAATGCAAACTGCTGTTTGTGATTGGTGTGATCCTGCTTATTCTCATTGGTGAAGTAAAATGCTCCAATCGAAGAGCTGTTTAATCACCAATCAGCAGTCCGTAAAGGTAGAAGCGCGGAAAATAACCGTCTCCTCCCCAAAGTGCACTGAAATCTGGAAAAAAGCCCGCCAGAGAATAAATCTATTGTTCAAATGTATTTTCAAGTTAAATAATTGCAGATCTGTTTTAAGATTGGGTCTTCGCATTTCCCTCTGTTACTGAAACCGGGCACATTTGATTTAAGTGTAGTTGATATTGGAGTGTCTGGGAACTCAATTCTTTAATTTCTTTCAACCCGTAACGGAACCGAATAAAACTGACCCTCAGCTTCTGCCCGCGGTCGGTCTCTGTGTGAACGTTATCAGGTTATGGAAAACGGCTCTTCTCAAACTTTGACCAGAGTCTAGTCTGCAATGTTATAAAGTTTTTATATGAAAGAGccatcacgaggaaatctgcagatgctggaaattcaaacaacacacacaaaatgctggtgg from Hemitrygon akajei chromosome 28, sHemAka1.3, whole genome shotgun sequence encodes:
- the LOC140717561 gene encoding histone H2AX-like codes for the protein MSGRGKGGAGKARSKAKSRSSRAGLQFPVGRVHRLLRKGNYAERVGAGAPVYLAAVLEYLTAEILELAGNAARDNKKTRIIPRHLQLAVRNDEELNKLLGGVTIAQGGVLPNIQAVLLPKKTGAASK